In Gadus chalcogrammus isolate NIFS_2021 chromosome 13, NIFS_Gcha_1.0, whole genome shotgun sequence, the genomic stretch ACAAAATTAACCCTTACGGTTATCCAAGCCAATGGAAAAGTATTTAAAGACAAGCTTGGCCGTCACTGTAGCATTAAACAGCTCTTTGAGACGGCGGTTACATTATCATGAACAGTGCCTGTATCTATTTCGTATGCCTCACTCCCTGTCTTTGTCCTTCCAGACGAACCCTAGCCGACATTATTATGGATAAGATTACAGAGAAGCAGACGGAGGTGGGAACAGTGATGTCCGAGGCGTCTGGAAGGCCGATGCCCCAGCTCGATCCAAGGGTTGTGGAAGTGTACAGAGGGGTCAACAAAGTAAGAGCCTTGTCGCTGTGTACATATTCTATCTGTATCACCACAGTGGATAAGAAGgcaaaaaacattgttgttttatCATAGTATTTAATGTGCATTAATTAAGTAGTGGGGATATTAAGAGACCACTTAGACTACACTGCAAGAATACCCCTGAAAGCATTATTGTCATGGTAATATGGCATCTTTTTACATTGTTTTAGGTTCTATCAAGATATCGCAGTGGTAAGCTTCCAAAGGCTTTTAAAATTATCCCTTCGCTATCAAACTGGGAGCAGATTCTATATATGACGGAACCAGAGACCTGGACGGCAGCTGCCATGTACCAGGCAACCAggttggtgatggtgttgaTTCACACATTGTTTTACAAGGGAGTAAATCCAAAGGGTTTTAAGATGAATGCATAGTGCTTAACCTGACTTCATGTACTTTTCTTTAGGATCTTCTCCTCCAATCTAAAGGAGCGAATGGCGCAACGCTTTTTCAACTTGGTGTTGCTACCCCGCATCCGGGATGACATTGCAGAGTACAAAAAACTGAACTTCCATCTTTACTGTGCACTAAAGAAGGCCCTTTTCAAGCCAGGGGCATTTTTTAAAGGTAAGGGAGACACTGACCAAATGTCTTTCTAGGTAATCCCTAGAGACGTGTTGCTTATTAAGTGTTTTACAAATGTATGTACGGTACACAAAAAGTTTGCAATGTTTCTTTACAAAATAAGTACCAGATGGAATATAATGGTCATGTTATGGGTCTTTTGTGGCATGGCTGCAGTTCAGACATTTTTTCAATGTCGAggttacattttattttgtcaaTTTAACTTTACAAAATGAAGTGTATCTGTACATAGACTTTTGGAATGGCATTGTGTTTTGCATACAGTTAAATGGTGAGGTAAAAAACTCACTTCTTGAACACTGTAAAACCATAAACAAGAAGCTATAACATTCCTCCATACTTATGCATGAAAACAATTGTATTACAATTACTGGATAAAAGCAATTATGTTGCACAGACATTTGGAAAAAAGGTCACATGTCAAGGTCAGACatcaccactaggtggcagtgtttattaaagtgtgAAATTTAAAAGTTGTGTACCTAGGGAACACTTGTATAGTTATGCATAACCCAATGTTGAAATTTACAAATTTCTATTCATCGATTGAAGATATATTACTGGCAAGTTTTTGCAGCATGTAATATTAAGGTGGATTGATATCGTTGCCTAATGCATTTTAAATACATACAATATCAGCTCAAACACATCAAAAGTCACACTTCAATTCTGCTCAACTATCCTTTCCGACCAAATATTTGATTCCTTTCCTCAGGTATCCTGCTTCCTCTTTGTGAATCTGGAACATGTACCCTTCGAGAGGCCATAATCGTTGGTAGCATTCTCACCAAATGCTCAATCCCTGTGCTTCATTCTAGGTATGTTATGATTACAGATATAAAATAGCATTGTTGTGTTTAGAGTAAAACTGTCTGCATTGTGTATTAGCTTTGGCAGAAAAAGGGTAatgattttaaataaataattgtaatgttCTATTTTCTTGTGTTAATGTCTGGAAATCCCACGTTTACTTTCAGTGCCGCAATGCTAAAGCTAGCCGAGATGGAGTACAACGGTGCCAACAGTATCTTCCTGCGTCTCTTGCTGGACAAGAAGTACGCCCTGCCATTCCGTGTCCTGGATGCCCTGGTTGCCCACTTCCTGTCCTTCCGCAGTGAGAAGCGCGAACTTCCTGTTCTCTGGCACCAGAGTCTGCTCACTATGGCTCAGCGTTACAAGGCTGACCTTGCTTCTGAGCAGAAGGAGGCAGTGCTGGAGTTGCTCAAAGTACAAACCCACCCGCACATCTCTGCAGAGATCCGCCGCGAGCTACAAAACTCGGAGTCAAGAGACCTTGAAACGGCTATACCTGTGACCATGGCTATGGATTAGAGGAGAATCAACTCAAGGACAATTTTATGCCAGTTCAgcgagcaaacacatttgtagaTCCCACAATGCTGCATTTACATAAAAAATTATGAATGTAGAGTTGCAATATTATTTCCAGCTTTACTGGATTATGTTTTCCATTTACactttgaaaaacaaaactgcATACAGCTAATGTGATGTATTTGATCAATAACACCATTGTAATTTGTAGTAAACTGTTTATTCTATAAAGGTGGTCTTTTATTAatcatgttaaaaaaatattatatttggtttcattgaaaaaaaaaaaaaaaaatatatatatatatatatatatatatctctctatctctatcattttttttttttttttttttatataaacgGCCTTCAGCAGGCCAGTTGAGGACCTGGCAACT encodes the following:
- the bysl gene encoding bystin, with the protein product MPKVKRSKGGSKKGVVSLADQIMQGDAARVHERVKSQEDKVENEDEYVDERLSRRILEQARIQQDELQTEYGLSPETKKAPVTTLGSSTQDADSDEEWPALGEAGDVDADAGGETEVIVDAADEKAMEMFMNKNPPMRRTLADIIMDKITEKQTEVGTVMSEASGRPMPQLDPRVVEVYRGVNKVLSRYRSGKLPKAFKIIPSLSNWEQILYMTEPETWTAAAMYQATRIFSSNLKERMAQRFFNLVLLPRIRDDIAEYKKLNFHLYCALKKALFKPGAFFKGILLPLCESGTCTLREAIIVGSILTKCSIPVLHSSAAMLKLAEMEYNGANSIFLRLLLDKKYALPFRVLDALVAHFLSFRSEKRELPVLWHQSLLTMAQRYKADLASEQKEAVLELLKVQTHPHISAEIRRELQNSESRDLETAIPVTMAMD